Below is a genomic region from Nitrospira lenta.
TCGCTCTGCTCATCTTGGCGCTGCTGGTTGCGCTGATTCTTGAATTCGACGGCGAAGCCCGGCGCGAATATCGCGATGCGGCTGCGTTCCGCGATAACTTCAAAGCCCAAACCTTGATTCGCGCCGCCGTTCAGGCGGCCCGCGCCGTCCTCCAGCAAGATTTCTTGAAAGATAAAAAGGCCGGTGAAACGTACGATTCGACGACCGATCTTTGGGCCATGCCGATCAAGAACTATGCAATCGGCGACGGCTTTCTGAGCGCACAGATCGAAGATGAGCGGGGTAAGCTCAATCTCAACGACCTGTCTGCTGTCTCTTCCGACTCCATCCAAAAAAAAACAAAGATCGATCGATTCAAACGGCTCTTTGAGTTGCTTCAGCTGAACCCGGACTTGGTCGATGCGGTGGTTGATTGGGTGGATCAGGATGAAAACCAGGAACCGGCCGGAGCGGAAAGTCTGTACTATCAATCGCAGCGTCCGCCCTATCGCGCCGCTAATGCGCCACTCTCAGGCCTGGGCGATTTGCGGCTGATCAAAGGGTTTACCCCGGACATTGTCGACCGGCTCTCACGGTATGTGACGGTGCTTTCTGATTCAGGCTCGCAGGTCAATCTGAATACGGCGGATTCTCTGGTGATTCAAGCACTGGATCCGGCCATCACGCAAGCGATGGCGTCAGAGATTATTCAAGGACGGCCGTATAAGACGAAAGTCGATCTTGATCGAATCGGAAGTTTCCAAGCGATCGGCGCTCGCATCCGATCTGAGTATGATGTGAAGAGCACGGTCTTTTCAGCCCGCTTAGCTATCAGCGTGAATGAAGTGACCAAGACCGCTTTGGTGGTGCTCCAGCGCGACCCGAATAAGGGCGAGAGTACGGTCATGTCCCTACGAGTCTACTGATTCTTTGGGTGATTCTGTTCGCCGTCTCGCTATCCCCCGGAAAAATTAACAATTCTGTAACGTTGAGGTTACTGCCCTGAAATTGTTCCCCGCTAGTATGGCGGGTGTAGGGTGCAGTGAACTCACTATACGGAGGAATGTAGGATGACACCACATCGCGGGGTATGGGCTATGGGATTTCTTCTGATAACGGCGATTCACTACGGCGTTGCCGATAATCGATCCTATGCCGAAGTCAGTGGCCCGATGGTTGCTGCGACGGTCGATAGCGCGCTGGCCCATTACAATCCCCAGTCGCAAATTTCCGGGACCTTCAAGATACAGGGCTCTGAAACCATGTATCCGTTGATGAGTCGTCTGACAATGGAATTTCAACGTCGGCAGTCGAAGGTGGCGATTGACGTGAAAGGCGGCGGTTCCACCAAAGCCGTCGCCGAATTCCTTCAGCCGCCGTTGAGCAAAACCGGCAAGGTCATGTTGCAGGAAGAACGCGCCGGCAGTTTTAAGATGATTACGACGTCGCGAGAACTCTTTGACGCCGAAGTCAAAGAGTTCGTTGCGCAGCACGGCTATGAGCCGACGGCGGTGCCTGTGGCGGTCGATGCCGTTGCGCTCTATGTGCACAAGGATAATCCGGTCACCGGGTTGACGCTCGATCAAGTGGATGCCATGTTTTCAACGACGCGTAAGCGCGGCTATCCATCAGCCATTACCCAATGGGGTCAGCTCGGACTGACTGAGGGCTGGGAGAAGGCCGCGATCCAGCTTTACGGGCGCGATCGTAAGTCAGGAACCAGGGCGTTCTTCCAAGAGCATTGCCTGGCCGGCGGTGAATTTATGCCCAGCCTCCATGAAGATCCCGGTGCGGCATCCGTGATTCTGGATTTGAGCCGCGATCAAGTCGGGATTGGCTACAGCGGATTAGGGTTGCAAGCATCCAGTGTCCGAGTCGTTCCTCTCGCAGAAGCTGCGGGCATGCCGTTTGTGACGCCGGCAGCTTCTACTGTTGCCGATCAAACCTATCCTTTGCGGCGGGTCTTGTATCTGTACGTTGATAAGAATCCGAATGCCCCGCTCCCTGCCGCCGCGCAGGAGTTCTTGAGATTCATCATGACCCAAGAAGGCCAGGAGGCGGTGTCGAAGGCTGGATTCTTCCCTTTGCCCGTTGGTGAGGCCGCGAAGAGTGCCGTGGCAGTGGGACTCTCGTCCCCTGCCCCGGCGGTCCAGTAGAGGGTGGGGACAGAGACGGTACTTGTGGTTATGGCGTGGGGCGTGTGCGAGACGGCTGCTTCTTGGATTTGGTCTGATCCAGTTCGAGACGCAGCCGTTCCATTTGAGCATTCAGTTCTTCCATTTTCTTCTTCTGATCATCAAGGCGGCTGCGGAGTTCTAAGTTGGAACTGGTCAGTTCACGGATTTGAAGTTGTAACTCGTCGGAAGGAGCTGCTGCCGATCCGGTCTTCTGAAGCGCTGCCGGCGGCAACTCGGCTCCCGACCGGATGGTGCGAGCCGGCAATGGCGCCGTAAGATGCGCCAACACGTCTTTGATGTTCAGCGACAGATGCACGGTCTCGAACGGGGCCCATTGAGGCTCTTCCAAATCAGGAACCATGGCCGCCTGAGCGGGGCCTGCCACTGACAGTTTCATTCCTTTCGTGTCGCGGAGATCTTTGAGCTCTCCACCCCCGGTATCTGCCTGGATAAAAGCCGCATGATCCTGAACGACCACGTGCAGGTATCGGCCTCTCATAAACAATGCTCCCACCGTGCGATCTTCGCTATAGGCCACGTCCGGTTTCGGCAGCGAGAAAAAGATCCGTTCAGTCGGTGTGGCTTGCCGGAACGCCGCGACCAGTTTGCCGGAAACCATCGCCAGCTCTTTGGGTGTAAAGAGAGGGATCGGCTGAGGGGTGCTCAGTATGCCGACGAGCGTCCCGCTCCAGCCGCTCACCTGAATGACTCGGAGCAAGGCTTCAAGTTCTGTCACGGACAATTCGGCCGGATGTCGATTGAGAGTGAGGGGGGCGGACCGTGAGAGTGTCGGGTCCGGTTCAAGGCCGATGCGAATCCCCTGCTGGTCGTAGACGATTCGTTCCGCTGGGGAAAAGAGGCTGCAAGATGACATCACAGGTGCGCCGAGCAGCAGCGAGCATGAGAGAATGATGCGGCCCGTGGATTTGTTTATTTGCATGTGAAGTGGATCCCCCATATACGATCGGCCCCGATCTGAGGCCCCCAAGCCCGATCGGCGGCTTGGCTGACCTTCGGCACTTCGCCCTCTTTGACGATATGGATGCCGGATGGACATTTCTCCTGCATGATACGTTGCGCATCGTGCCGGCCGGTGGACGAAAAGACATCCGATTCCGAGAGAATAGAAAATGTCACCAGGCCGCCTCCGGCGGTTTCGCGTTGCAGAGACGCGTCATGACCGCAGGCGGCCGCGCTTAGTAGTGCGATGGCCAGAACGCCGGCTCTGAGAACAGGTTCGATGCGCCGCGTTCTGGCCGCTTTCGGTACGCGAATGGCCGCGTCTCCTGCTATTGAGTAGAGGTGCAAAAGGTGTCTTCTTCCAATGGCTGATAGCCTGCGCCGAAGAATGGAAAATCTGCAATCTCTCTCCCCCCGGTTTTCCAGATGTGGAGACAGGAGGCGACGACTGCGGGAAGACTTCTGGGGAGGTCGTCCACGGATACGAGTTTGGGCGCGTGAGTGGAGCCCACCACCATGATGCGGTTGCCGGATTGAAGGAAAGACGGATCAATCTTCCCTTGATAGGTGATCGCAAATTCCCCGCTTCGCTTTCCCGTGTCCCTGGGGCCGTAGGCAGGATGGGCGACGATGGGCAGCTGTGTCGCGACAATCGTGATGCTGTCTCCCGCCCTATCTGACTGAATAATCCGTCCACCGAGTTGAATCTTTTTGGCTTCGGCCTGGTTGGGCACCATTCGCCAGTGAGCGAAATCGAAATTCTGGTCTACGCCAACGACTGCCTCTGGGGGGAAAACCCCTCGCGCGGCGCATGCGACAAGCGTTGCGCCGAACAAGACCAGAAGCCCCTTCGTAAATATCCCCATGCTGTTTCTCCTTACCGCGGGAGTTGTCGGAATGAAATAGTCTAGCAAATTGCCATGACCGGTTACATGAAGCGAAGTTGAAATTGCACAAAGAACGCATTCTGGGAAAAGGGATCCGATCTCGAATCGAAGGCCGGCGTATTGGGGCCAGTACCGAGTCCCGAGTGATGACGGAACTCATAGTTGAACTGTAACTTGGACTGAATCTTCGGCGGGAAGTTTTCAAAGTAATAGGTCAATCCTACGATCGACCTCGTATACATGTCATTACCCATGTCGGTATTCGGATCGAATTGTTCATACATGACGGTGGGCTCAAAGTTTTCCAGCGGGCCGCTGGTAATCAGATACTTCGCCAGCACGTACCAGGTGCGACGGTGCATCCCGGGCGCACCGGAGCCGCCGCAGCCGCTGGCACAGTCTCCGTTGGCCCCTAATCCGACCGTCGTGGCGTTGGCGCCGTCATGCCCTTGCCAATATTCGCCCTGCACCATGAATCCGGGCAGGACTTTCGAGGTGTAGCGCGCATCGACGCCGTACCGGTCGAAGGAGCCTTTGCCGCGCCCGTTGATCAGTGTGCCGGCGTTGTTCGAATGGCCTTGAATCGTTGTGAAGCTTATAAATGAGACATCGTTTCCGAACAATCTGATCCGGCTATAAAAGGCTTTGGGCTGATTGCTTCCGCCGATCCCGGAGGTGCTGCTGAGAAGGGCATTGGCCGTATAGTTGTTGTTGTTCATTACGCCGACGACATACTCAAGGCGGTTGGCGATTTTCCCTCGAACGTCGACGAAGTAATCCCGCTCTTGGAGGAAGTCAATGGCGCCGCCGGTGCCATTTCTATTGCCGGTCCCGCTTCCGATGGAGGTGAGATAGGGGGAGCTGATGACATCTCGTAATCCGCCCGAGGTTTCCGTGAAGATGCCGAAAGGCATGCGGAAGACTCCAAGCCGGATCATGTTGAGGTTAGGCGCCCAGGATTGAACCGGACGAAAATCGATATAGGCCTCCCGGAAGAACGTCGCCGCGGTCGCAGAGCCGGTGCCGCTCGTCGGGGTGTTGTTCGACAGGCCGGTACTCTGAAACTCCATGAGCGTGTGCCATCGAGGGATCATATCGCTGATTTTTCCCCAGAAGACAATTTCCGAACGGCGAATTGAGAAATTGTCTTGGCTGCGCCCTTCCGGCACCTTGGCATCGACGTGCCCATACAGAAATTGCAGCGCGTTCAGTCCGAAGTTCACTTTGTCTCGAAGCAGCGGAAGCAGTTCGGTTTTCCCTTTCCATTCTTCCAGCGAATCGATCCGGCGCGATTGATCGGCGACTTTATATTCCTGCTCGGCGCGGATTTGAATCCACTCATCCATACTAATGGTGCCCTTTTGCAGGAGCAGATCTTCGATGGACATGCCGCCCGGCGGTAATTCCCGCGCCGGCGCCGGTCCTTGGCCTTCGGGTGTAGATGTGGTCGCCGTCTGTGCGACGATAACCGGTGATTCACCGCGATCTTGGGCGCGCCTCGGCTCTGCGGCGCGGGCATCTGACTGCGGCATGGCCAGAGCCATCGCAGTCAAGATCGCTGCAATATGGACTGTCCTCTGAAGTCCTCTCATTTCGACGTACCCCCTCGGTTGAATGGTGATCGTTTCATGATAGCGAGCCTGTTCTCTCATGAAGGGATCACGGAATAATTGCGGGCATGTTACAGCATTGTTAAAACTCCGTCTGCTCTCATTTCTAGAAAGCGGAAGCGTTCCCGCGCGCGGGGAGAGTTAACGCACTGTTAACAGTTGTGTAACGTGCAGGGAAACCGGCGGGCGTAGGATGCCTTCTATATGACGGTCGGAATGATGATGAAGGCCACGGTGACGATGAGCTCGGTAACGATGAGAAGGAGAACATCCATGCAGAGACTGGTACCGGTCGGGTTGAGCGCGATTCTGCTGTGTGCGGCGATGAGTGTCATGGGCTGGCCTGTTGAGACGGTCTATCCCGAACCTACGACCTTGATCAAGGTCGACGGGTCGAGCACGGTGTTCCCGATTACGGAAGCAGTGGCGGAAGAGTTTCAGAAGGACACGCGAGGGTCGGTTCGTGTGACGGTCGGCATTTCAGGAACCGGCGGCGGGTTCAAAAAGTTTTGCCGCGGCGAGATCGATGTGCAGGATGCCTCTCGTCCTATTTCCAGCAGCGAAATGGACGCCTGCCGCGCCGGCGGAGTCCAATTCTATGAACTGCCGATCGCGTTCGATGCTCTGACCATTGCCGTGAGTCCTCTGGCAACGTGGGTGGACTCCATCACGGTGGCAGAATTGAAAACCATGTGGGAGCCCTCCGCGCAAGGGCGAGTGACCAAGTGGAGCCAGGTCCGTTCAACCTGGCCCGATCAGCCGCTGAAACTGTTCGGCGCCGGGTCCGACTCGGGCACCTTCGATTACTTCACTGAAGCAGTGGTTGGGAAAGCCAAATCCAGCCGGGGCGACTTTACCGCCAGTGAAGACGACAATACGCTGGTCCAGGGCATCGCCAACGACAAGCAGGCGCTCGGCTACATCCCCTTCGCCTATTACGAACCGAATAAGAAGCGGTTGAAAGCGGTATCCGTCGATGGCGGGCATGGGCCGGTAAGCCCGTCGCGCGAGACCGTCGAAAACGGCTCCTACCAACCGCTCTCGCGTCCGTTATTCATCTATGTCAGCACGAAGTCAGCGGCCAGGCCAGAAGTGAAACGCTTCGTCGAGTTCTACCTGGCGCAAGTACCGGTGCTGGCCCCACAAGTGAAGTATGTGCCGCTACCGCCGAAAGCCTATGCGCTGGCCGGTGAACATTTTAAGAATGGCCGACAGGGGACCGCGTTTCAAGGAGGCTCGACGGTCGGGATGAAGATCGAAGAATTGCTTCGCCGCGAAGCGACACTCTAAGGGGCAAAGGATGGCTACGATGGATGTCCATATCGCCGAGAGTCCAGTCGAGAAGCAGACCATCCGCACGGGTCTCTCTCCCCGACTGCTACCCCGTCTCAAGGAGAAAGCGATTAAGCTACTCTTGCAGGCGGCGGCGTTCACCTCGGTGGCAATTACACTTGGAATTGTCGGCGTGCTGGCGTACGAGTCGTTCCATTTCTTTCAGCAGGTCTCTGTGGTGGATTTTCTGACCGACCGGCAATGGACTCCGCTCTTTGCCGATGCGCATTACGGGATTCTCTCCCTCGTGTCGGGTACGCTGGTCACGACGACTGTGGCGTTACTCGTGGCCATTCCAATGGGGAGCCTGATCGCCATCTATCTGAGCGAGTATGCCGCGCGTTCGGTGCGTGAATTCGTGAAGCCGGTGCTGGAGTTGCTCAGCGCCGTGCCGACCGTCGTGTATGGCTACTTTGCGCTGTTGTTCGTGACGCCCACATTGCAAACACTCTGGCCTGACCTGCCGGGCTTCAACATGCTGAGCGCCGGGCTGGTCATCGGCTTCATGATTGTTCCCTATGTCAGCTCCGTGAGCGAGGATGCCATGCGCGCGGTTCCCGTGTATCTGCGCGAAGGCGCTTTTGCGCTGGGCGCGACTCGTATGCAAACGGCGTTGCGCGTCGTCTTCCCTTCGGCCCTATCCGGCATCACGGCCGCCTATGTCTTGGGCGTCTCCCGGGCGATCGGGGAAACGATGGTGGTGGCCATTGCTGCGGGGATGCAACCGACGCTGACCCTGAATCCGTTGGAACCGGCGGCGACGATGACTGCGTACATTGTCCAGGTCAGCTTGGGAGACTTGCCGCACGGGAGCGTGGGCTATCAGACGATCTTTGCGACGGGGCTCATGCTCCTATTGATCACCCTATTATTTAACATTGCAGGCCATGCGCTTAAAAAACGGTATCGCCAAGTATATTAAGTCCACTGCCTTGCAACGACGCATCATGCGGCGCAAGGCCCTCGATCGTTTCTTTGCGTTCGAAGGACTATTCGTGATGGGTGTCGCCCTGCTCGTCTTGTTCGCCCTGGTGGGGCAACTGGCGGCGGACGGAGCCGGCCGCTTGTCCTGGCAATTCCTGACCTCCTTCCCGTCGCGGTTTCCGGCGCAGGCCGGGATTCTCACCGCCTGGATCGGGACCCTCCTGGTCATGCTGCTGACGGCGCTGACGGCGGTTCCGTTAGGGATCGGAGCTGCCATTTATCTGGAAGAATATGCCGCGAAAAGCTGGTTGACTGAGGTGATCGAAATCAACATCGCCAATCTGGCCGGCGTGCCGTCGATTGTCTACGGGCTCATGGCACTCGGGCTGCTGGTCTATGAGCTGCACTTGGGACAAAGTTTCCTGACGGCTGGGCTGACCCTGGGCATGTTAATCCTCCCGATGGTTATCATTGCGACGCGCGAGGCGATTCGATCGGTCCCTCCTGCCGTGCGCGAAGCGGCCTATGCGCTTGGCGCGACCAAGTGGCAGACCGTGCGGGATCATGTCCTTCCCTATTCAATGGGCGGCATTCTGACAGGGATGATCCTGGCGCTCTCGCGTGCCGTCGGCGAGACGGCGCCGCTGATCACCGTCGGGGCCCTGTCGTTCATTGCCTTTCTTCCTCATCCGCCTTGGCAGGAAACGTTCCCCTTTGTGTCGTTTGAATGGCTATTTGATCCCTTTACGGTGATGCCGATTCAAATGTTCAATTGGGTGTCCCGGCCGCAAGATGAATTTCACGTGAATGCGGCGGCGGCCGGTTTGATCTTGCTGGTCATGAGCCTGGCGATGAACGCGGTGGCGATCGTCATTCGAGCGCGGTTTAGAAAACGGATTCATTGGTGATGCTATGAAAGCCTTAGATGTATCGCAGACGGTGTTGAAAGCGGAGTCGCAGGGGCTCAATTTCTTTTATGGATGGGCGCAGGCGCTTCATGGCCTGTCCCTCCCCGTCTACGACCGCTGTGTGACGGCGCTGATCGGTCCCTCCGGTTGCGGGAAAACCACCTATTTGCGTTGTTTCAACCGCATGCATGACCTGTATCCAGGAAATCGCTACGAAGGGGCCGTCATCCTGTATCCGGACCGGGTCAATATCGTCGGACCTGAGGTGGATCCCATCGAGGTGCGCATGCGCATCGGGATGGTGTTTCAAAAACCCAATCCGTTCCCCAAGTCCATCTATGAAAATGTGGCGTATGGGATGCGGATCAGAGGCCTATCGTCGAAGGCCGATCTTGATCTCGTGGTCGAGCGGGCGTTGCATGAGGCGGCGTTATGGGGAGAAGTCAAAGACCGTCTCCAGGCATCGGCGATGAATCTCTCGGGCGGACAACAGCAACGCTTGTGTATTGCCCGGGCGCTGGCGACTAGTCCGGAACTTCTCTTGTTCGATGAGCCGACCTCGGCGCTCGATCCGACGGCTACTGCGCGCATCGAAGAGCTGGTGACGGAACTGAAGCAGAAAGTCGCGATCGTCATCGTGACGCACAATATGCAGCAGGCGGCGCGAGTCTCGGACCACACAGCCTTCATGTATGAGGGGCGTTTGGTGGAATTCGATCGGACAGAGAAGATGTTTACGAATCCGTCCGTCAAGTTGACGGAAGATTATGTTACCGGCCGTTTCGGATAAAAATCGGAGTGAGCACCATGCAACGACATATGGATCAAGAACTCAGTGACTTGAAAGACCGCCTGCTCCAGATGGGGGCGCTGGTCGAAGAGCAGATTGAGCGCGCGATTGCGGCCATGATCGAACGCGATGCTGTGCTGGCGGGGCAAGTCATCGAGCGGGACCGGCTGGTCAATCGTTTCGATGTGGAGATCGATGAAACCTGCATTCGCCTCTTGGCCTTGCAGGCGCCGGCGGCGAAAGATCTGCGCTTTGTCACGACGGCCATGAAGATTTCCACCGAACTCGAGCGCATGAGCGATCTCGCAGAAAATATCTGCGAGCGTGTCATCGAACTCAATGAAGAGCCGCAGCTGAAACCCTACATCGATCTTCCTCGCATGGCTGCCTGGACGATGAAGATGGTGCGTGAATCGCTGGATGCTTTCGTTCGGCAAGATGCCGCCCTGGCTCGAAAAGTCTGTGCCGACGATGACTTTGTCGATAACCTCACGCATCAGCTATTTCGTGAGCTCGTCTCGTTCATGATTGAAAACCCCGCCACCATTACCCGGGCGATCCGGCTCACGTTTATCGGCAAATACATCGAACGGATCGCGGATCATGCCACCAATATCGGCGAATTGGTCATCTATATGGTGGAAGGAAAGATCGTGCGCCATATGACTTCTCCGTCGCCGGGGCCTTCTTGATGTGATCGATTGGTGCGTATTCTTGCCGTCCTGCCTCCCGCCTACATTCTTCTCCCTTCTCAACCGATAGAGGGCCATCACCGAGGAGTGACATGAACATTCGTGCGCGCTTGCTGGCGATCAGCCTGTCGGCCAATCTTGTGCTGGGGGGACTGTTGTTGGCCGGATTTGTGGCTCCCAACGTTCAAACCTCGTTCAATCCGGAGATTGATCTGCCGGTCATTGCCCCTTCCGCCAGAATTCATCCGCTGGCGGCGGTGGATGGATCGGTCACGATCGGGGAACTGGTGTTTGTTGCACCGGGGGCATCGATTCGCGGGGATGAGGGCCAGAACATTGTCATCGGCAACTATAGCAATGTGCAGGATGGGGTCGTGATTCATGGGTTGGAGACGTTCGAAGGCGGGTATGAGCTCTTCCAGAATGAGGTCGAGGTGGCCGGAAAGAAGTACTCGGTGTACATCGGAGACCGCGTATCCCTCGCCCATCAATCGCAGGTGCATGGGCCGGCCAGAGTCGGCGACGATACGATGATCGGAATGCAAGCGCTGGTCTTTCGTGCCCAGATCGGCGATCACGTCGTGATCGAACCTGGGGCAAAGTTAATCGGGGTCACCGTGGCGCCCGGCCGCTATGTGCCGGCGTTGTCGATCATTACACGGCAAGAACAGGCAGATGCGCTTCCTGTCATCACGGACGGTTATGCCTATCGAGAATGGAATGACAGTGTGGTGCGTGTGAATACTCAATTAGCCAGGGCCGGTCAGCCGTTGCCGCTGAATCGGTAGGCTCTCCGCGCTGGAAGACGGCGGCGCCTGAGGCCATCTTGTCCATGTGTTGAATCTCCCCCTGCCCCTCTTTGTCAGCCTCTCGCACGGTCATGGGAAAGCAGAAAGAGTGGAAGCGTGGCGGAGGGCAGCAGCGCTAGGCGGCGTAGTGCGTGGAGAAGAGCGTGTATTCGGAACGGTGCCGGCGCAGGGTAATCCCACCGCATCGGGCCAGGCGATCGACTACATGGAAGATTTGGTTCCAGCTATAGTCCGGCAGGAGTATGACGAGCGCATCCAGGCTGATCACGGCCTGTTCGTCGAGGTGCCCGAGAATGATGGATTCAAGTGCCTCGTCCCCTACCTGGGTGAGCGCCGGTGCGTCGAGAAGTGCATAAGCAGACATAGGATCCTCCTAGTGGGTTGATGAGAAAATTGGGGCGATGGTTGGCGAGGGCGAGGAATGAGCCGGCTGGGCCGGACTGAACCGTACGGCCACGACCCGGATCAGTCCGAGCGTCACGAGGATCACCGCCAGGATAGCCAGCTTCTGCCAGTCTCCCCCGGTGAACCATTGGGAAATCACTTCCGTCAACATCACCACGAGGACGGTATCGACAATAAACGTGACGCGCACACGGCCTTCTGAAAAATATGCCAACGTGGTCTTGAGGACTTCCACCACCGCCAACAGCATGAGCGTATTGACGATGAGGTGACGCAGGCCGAGATCGATCTCGGCCGTCAGGAGGAGCCGCAGGCCGATAAAGGTCTTGATGACCCCGCCCGCCAGTCCGACCAAGATCGTGACGATGAGCAGGCTCAGGACAGCCTGCGTTCCTTTTTCCCAGAGCAGGGTCAGATCCGGTGCCGCGAAAAGCTGCCGGATCCAGGGTAGGCACAGGCGGGATTCAGTTGATGTCAGACTACCGATCATAGACGTTCCTCCTCCTCTAAAACTCGTCGATAGAGACCGGGTGAAGCAAGTCCCGCACAGAGAGCGTTCCGACGATGGCGCCGCTTTTGAACACCGCCAGATGGCGCGTGCCATGGAGTTCCATGAGGTCGGCGGCTTCCGTAATGGGCCGCTGCTCATCGATCCCCACGATGGGGCTGCTCATGATCTCTTCCACCGGAATGTAGTAGGGCACGCGGTCCGCTCCGACGACCTTCCGGACAATGTCCGGCTCTGTGACGATGCCGACGAACTGGTTATTTCGCGTGACGAAGACGCTACCGATCTTGTGCCGCGTCATCAATTTGGCGGCATCGATCGCCGAGGTGCCTGTTTCGATGTGAACGACACGCGGGGTCATGATGTGACTGACGGTGATCATACGAACCTCCTGTGAATGGGTGGTTGAGAGCGCGATGGGATGGCCAGGATGGCAAGATGAGAGATGCCGGCTGCATCGCGTGTGCGAAGCAGCGGGATCCAGGTTGTTCCCCGGAGTCCGAGCAGTGTGTGGCCTGCATAGGCGAGAGGCACGGTGAGACCGAGAGAGAGTAGTCCGATGAAGAGCCCGGCATCCTGCGTCATGGTTTGCCTTTCCTGGAGCCCGTGATGTCGGCTCCTTGTCTGGACAAACTGTACTGCCCGGCTATTCCAGCAGGATCACCGGCGGGTTAACTTTCTGTTAACTCGCAGGCGTTGAGAGTCAGGGGCAGGAGCACAGCGATACGGGCGGAGCGGGTCGCACAACAGACGAGAGTCTGAGGAGATGAACGCAGCGGGTATGAGAAGCTATTCGCTTTCCACGATGCGCCACCCCTCCCGCTGCAAGCAGCGCTCGGTGGCGTTGAGGATCAGTAACTGGCTCCCCTGTTGGAGCTTGGGGTCTCTGATCACGAGATTTTGGCAGCGATTATATTCGTTCGTAAATTCGGTCGACGGTTTCGTCGGGTGGACCCACGTGCTGCCTCCGCAACCGGTCAGGAGCCCTGTAAGCAACAGCGATGAGACGATAAGTCGAATCGTCATACAAATTCTCCCGGTGGCAGACTGATGATGCCGGAAGATAGAGCCTTTGGTGGGGTGGCGTCAAGCTTGTTAGCCTGAGGCTGAGATCGTCCGCCAGCGGCACGGGTACCCAGGTCAATGAATAGGGATTTGGACGGTGACTTCATTCCCCCGATCGTTGTAGCGAAGATTGGGAAAGAATGACCGGGCCAAGAAAATCCCCCGCCCGCTGGCATCTTCGACCTGGCAGGGCGCGGCGGTGCGATGCAGCAAGGTCTTCCATTGAAAGCCTTTCCCCTGATCGATGATCCGATATTCCAGCAGTCCGGCCTGGCGGTCGCAATGGACATGGATAGTAACAGTGCGTTGGACCAGGCGCGGTTG
It encodes:
- the pstA gene encoding phosphate ABC transporter permease PstA, with amino-acid sequence MRRKALDRFFAFEGLFVMGVALLVLFALVGQLAADGAGRLSWQFLTSFPSRFPAQAGILTAWIGTLLVMLLTALTAVPLGIGAAIYLEEYAAKSWLTEVIEINIANLAGVPSIVYGLMALGLLVYELHLGQSFLTAGLTLGMLILPMVIIATREAIRSVPPAVREAAYALGATKWQTVRDHVLPYSMGGILTGMILALSRAVGETAPLITVGALSFIAFLPHPPWQETFPFVSFEWLFDPFTVMPIQMFNWVSRPQDEFHVNAAAAGLILLVMSLAMNAVAIVIRARFRKRIHW
- a CDS encoding PstS family phosphate ABC transporter substrate-binding protein: MTPHRGVWAMGFLLITAIHYGVADNRSYAEVSGPMVAATVDSALAHYNPQSQISGTFKIQGSETMYPLMSRLTMEFQRRQSKVAIDVKGGGSTKAVAEFLQPPLSKTGKVMLQEERAGSFKMITTSRELFDAEVKEFVAQHGYEPTAVPVAVDAVALYVHKDNPVTGLTLDQVDAMFSTTRKRGYPSAITQWGQLGLTEGWEKAAIQLYGRDRKSGTRAFFQEHCLAGGEFMPSLHEDPGAASVILDLSRDQVGIGYSGLGLQASSVRVVPLAEAAGMPFVTPAASTVADQTYPLRRVLYLYVDKNPNAPLPAAAQEFLRFIMTQEGQEAVSKAGFFPLPVGEAAKSAVAVGLSSPAPAVQ
- a CDS encoding PstS family phosphate ABC transporter substrate-binding protein codes for the protein MQRLVPVGLSAILLCAAMSVMGWPVETVYPEPTTLIKVDGSSTVFPITEAVAEEFQKDTRGSVRVTVGISGTGGGFKKFCRGEIDVQDASRPISSSEMDACRAGGVQFYELPIAFDALTIAVSPLATWVDSITVAELKTMWEPSAQGRVTKWSQVRSTWPDQPLKLFGAGSDSGTFDYFTEAVVGKAKSSRGDFTASEDDNTLVQGIANDKQALGYIPFAYYEPNKKRLKAVSVDGGHGPVSPSRETVENGSYQPLSRPLFIYVSTKSAARPEVKRFVEFYLAQVPVLAPQVKYVPLPPKAYALAGEHFKNGRQGTAFQGGSTVGMKIEELLRREATL
- a CDS encoding Slp family lipoprotein, with the protein product MGIFTKGLLVLFGATLVACAARGVFPPEAVVGVDQNFDFAHWRMVPNQAEAKKIQLGGRIIQSDRAGDSITIVATQLPIVAHPAYGPRDTGKRSGEFAITYQGKIDPSFLQSGNRIMVVGSTHAPKLVSVDDLPRSLPAVVASCLHIWKTGGREIADFPFFGAGYQPLEEDTFCTSTQ
- the pstB gene encoding phosphate ABC transporter ATP-binding protein PstB — its product is MKALDVSQTVLKAESQGLNFFYGWAQALHGLSLPVYDRCVTALIGPSGCGKTTYLRCFNRMHDLYPGNRYEGAVILYPDRVNIVGPEVDPIEVRMRIGMVFQKPNPFPKSIYENVAYGMRIRGLSSKADLDLVVERALHEAALWGEVKDRLQASAMNLSGGQQQRLCIARALATSPELLLFDEPTSALDPTATARIEELVTELKQKVAIVIVTHNMQQAARVSDHTAFMYEGRLVEFDRTEKMFTNPSVKLTEDYVTGRFG
- the gspK gene encoding type II secretion system minor pseudopilin GspK encodes the protein MPKDDERGVALLLALLILALLVALILEFDGEARREYRDAAAFRDNFKAQTLIRAAVQAARAVLQQDFLKDKKAGETYDSTTDLWAMPIKNYAIGDGFLSAQIEDERGKLNLNDLSAVSSDSIQKKTKIDRFKRLFELLQLNPDLVDAVVDWVDQDENQEPAGAESLYYQSQRPPYRAANAPLSGLGDLRLIKGFTPDIVDRLSRYVTVLSDSGSQVNLNTADSLVIQALDPAITQAMASEIIQGRPYKTKVDLDRIGSFQAIGARIRSEYDVKSTVFSARLAISVNEVTKTALVVLQRDPNKGESTVMSLRVY
- the pstC gene encoding phosphate ABC transporter permease subunit PstC; the protein is MDVHIAESPVEKQTIRTGLSPRLLPRLKEKAIKLLLQAAAFTSVAITLGIVGVLAYESFHFFQQVSVVDFLTDRQWTPLFADAHYGILSLVSGTLVTTTVALLVAIPMGSLIAIYLSEYAARSVREFVKPVLELLSAVPTVVYGYFALLFVTPTLQTLWPDLPGFNMLSAGLVIGFMIVPYVSSVSEDAMRAVPVYLREGAFALGATRMQTALRVVFPSALSGITAAYVLGVSRAIGETMVVAIAAGMQPTLTLNPLEPAATMTAYIVQVSLGDLPHGSVGYQTIFATGLMLLLITLLFNIAGHALKKRYRQVY